The sequence below is a genomic window from Glycine max cultivar Williams 82 chromosome 20, Glycine_max_v4.0, whole genome shotgun sequence.
ATTGTTCTTATGATAGTGGTTAAAATTATtaccatttaaaataaaaaattattttgatttcatgtgtaaaagaataaatatatttttttaaaatattattattaaaatttacatatttaaaaatttaccaaaaaaaatagtgttggatcaagtggcctcggaataattaagaaggggggttgaattaattattaatgaacttttactaattaaaatttatccttcttaggcttttactatgttgttaagaaagtaaagaacaaaaatataaacttaaccaaaagtaaaagcggtaattaaagtgcacagcggaaaataaagagggtagggaagaagaagacaaatacaagagttttatactggttcggcaacaacccgtgcctacatccagtccccaagtaacctgtggtccttgagatttcttttcaaccttgtaaaattctttacaagcaaagatccacaagggatgtaccctcccttgttctctttgaacaacctagtggatgtaccctccactagaattgatccacaagagatgtaccctctcttgttctcagtcacaacaacccaagtagatgtaccctctacttgtaccacaaaggatgtaccctccaatgtgttaagacaaagttctcaagcggttagtcctttgaaactttgtgaagggggaaacaaaagaattcttaggcggttagtcctttgaaatcttttgtttatggggaagggaagaatcaaaagaattcttagactgtgtcgttttgaattctttgacaagggagaagggagacacaaaagaattcaggcggttagtcctttgttctcttggaaaagggagaagagaggcacaaaaagaattcaggcggttagtccttggcgaattctttttggcaaagggagaagggaatgaaaaagatgaataacacaagttttgttttcaaggtttggaaaaccagaaaacttaagaaagtttttgcaaaggaagaagaagaagaaattcaagaagatgttcaaagagactcaaggGTTGTAAAAGATTGTAATGTTTGTACTTCAAAATGCAAgttaaggtcttgcttttatagactcttcatgtctagtcaagaaaaccattagaagagttatgacctttagaaaaacttgaaaaccattggaagagttacatcttttgatttttgttcaaaacttatcactggtaatcgattaccaaatcattgtaatcgattacacaaagcatttttgtgaaagaatgtgactcttcacatttgaatttcaatgttcaaatacattggtaatcgattaccaaatcattgtaatcgattacaccattttgaaatcaattggaacattgtaaattcagttgaacgcttttttaaaaaaaaaaaatctttgctactggtaatcgattataataaACTAGtattcgattaccagagagtaaaaactctttggtaaaaggttttgtgaaaaattcatgtgctactcaatgttttgaaaaactttttagtacttatcttgattgagtcttttcttgattcttgaatcttcaacttgattattcttgattcttgattcttgattcttgaatctttaaatcaaatttcctcttgattcttgaagtgttcttgattcaatcttgaactcattctcttttgattcttgaagtgttcttgattcaatcttgaattcaCTCTCTCTtgatccttgaagtgttcttgattcaatcttgaactcattctcttggactttttgtcatcatctttgttatcattaaaactccttgaatcaatcttgattcaatatcatgaagcttgcttctataaATAATTCCCCTCTAATAAATTTCTGAATTGTgtcttttagtccttaaacattacaatttaataaaaaaaaaatttcacaatttcAACCCTTTGTTACATTTTTGAACAgagattatatttatatttttatcttttcaagAATCAATTTTGTCCCTTTATTACACTTGCGGGATGAATTTGCGTATTTAccctaaaaagaataaataatgcaTCTGCGCTTGCTTCTAAGGGAGGTTGAGAGATACTGAAAGCACAATTTTTACCTTTGTTCTCACTACAATGATATGAAAACGTTGAGAAGGTGTGAGAGATTTTGTAATTGTTACGGCATCCATATCAGGAAATTAACAGTTATTTCTGAGGCCAAACCTGAGTCCTCCAAAGTTGAAAATGTTGTTCACATAGATCGTGTGTCAAATTTGCACTATCTTTTGCAGTTATGTGCGAAAACAAGATCATCCATGGGAGGAAGAGCATGCCATGCTCAGATTATTCGCATCGGCTTGGAAATGGACATATTAACGTCAAATATGCTGATTAACATGTACTCCAAATGCTCTTTAGTTGACAGTGCTCGCAAAAAGTTCAATGAAATGCCAGTGAAAAGCTTAGTTTCGTGGAATACAGTGATTGGAGCACTTACCCAGAATGCAGAGGATCGGGAAGCTCTAAAACTCTTAATTCAAATGCAAAGAGAGGGAACACCATTCAATGAATTTACCATTTCCAGTGTTCTATGCAACTGTGCCTTCAAATGTGCTATACTTGAGTGCATGCAGTTGCATGCTTTTTCAATTAAGGCTGCCATAGATTCAAATTGTTTTGTTGGAACTGCTTTACTCCATGTCTATGCTAAGTGCTCTTCAATAAAAGATGCAAGTCAGATGTTTGAGAGTATGCCTGAAAAGAACGCTGTTACGTGGAGTTCAATGATGGCAGGATATGTGCAAAATGGGTTTCATGAAGAGGCCTTGCTAATTTTTCGCAATGCTCAGTTGATGGGTTTTGATCAGGACCCATTTATGATATCATCTGCTGTTAGTGCTTGCGCTGGCCTGGCAACTTTGATTGAAGGGAAGCAAGTGCATGCCATTTCACATAAGTCTGGATTTGGTTCAAACATTTATGTTTCTTCCTCCCTTATAGACATGTATGCCAAATGTGGCTGCATAAGAGAAGCTTACCTTGTGTTTCAAGGTGTTTTGGAGGTTAGGAGCATTGTTTTATGGAACGCAATGATCTCTGGGTTTGCTAGACATGCTCGTGCACCAGAGGCTATGATcttatttgaaaaaatgcaGCAAAGAGGCTTCTTTCCTGATGATGTAACATATGTGTGTGTACTAAATGCATGTAGTCATATGGGTTTGCATGAAG
It includes:
- the LOC100807903 gene encoding pentatricopeptide repeat-containing protein At5g04780, mitochondrial — encoded protein: MKTLRRCERFCNCYGIHIRKLTVISEAKPESSKVENVVHIDRVSNLHYLLQLCAKTRSSMGGRACHAQIIRIGLEMDILTSNMLINMYSKCSLVDSARKKFNEMPVKSLVSWNTVIGALTQNAEDREALKLLIQMQREGTPFNEFTISSVLCNCAFKCAILECMQLHAFSIKAAIDSNCFVGTALLHVYAKCSSIKDASQMFESMPEKNAVTWSSMMAGYVQNGFHEEALLIFRNAQLMGFDQDPFMISSAVSACAGLATLIEGKQVHAISHKSGFGSNIYVSSSLIDMYAKCGCIREAYLVFQGVLEVRSIVLWNAMISGFARHARAPEAMILFEKMQQRGFFPDDVTYVCVLNACSHMGLHEEGQKYFDLMVRQHNLSPSVLHYSCMIDILGRAGLVHKAYDLIERMPFNATSSMWGSLLASCKIYGNIEFAEIAAKYLFEMEPNNAGNHILLANIYAANKKWDEVARARKLLRETDVRKERGTSWIEIKNKIHSFTVGERNHPQIDDIYAKLDNLVVELKKLNYKVDTSNDLHDVEENRKQMLLRHHSEKLAITFGLMCLPRDIPIRIIKNLRICGDCHTFMKLVSKSTSREIIVRDTNRFHHFKDGFCSCGEFW